TACGTACCTGCAAGATTGTCCTGAAGCCATTTAGAATTCTTGGGGGTATTGTGACTATCCCACCACCATGAATACATACGTTTCGAGTTACTCTTTGCCACAACCtccatttttttaatacaaacaACCAAACCACAAGGAAAGATGTGTATACAccaaacttcctttctctcacGCTCTCTCacaacctatttaaaaatattcctggaaaaatacaaaaaatcagAGAGATTGTCGAATAAATAAACAGTTAGACGAAATGAGattttatatgatatgatttatcatataatatatatataatttcatgcTCTTAAGTCAAACCTAGAGAACACGTTTCTAGTCAGAAAATGAGACGATCACACAtgaaaacatgaattatataattcatgatATATCCAAAACCATGATCAAGATCTATCTAACGAATCGGGAAGCAATGAAGTCGAGTTCGTACCACAAGAACACAAAATGGAATCGAGATCGCTCGTCGGTGTGATCGAAGATGCTTTTGGAAGAGCACGCgcgcttagtctcttcttagaTTCTCTCAGTGTAGCTTCGGCTTCCTCATCTTCGTCTCATAATATCTTCTTCTAGTAGATCTCCTTCTCTCTCGGGCGTTTATGCTCTGTTTCTGTGAAAGAGTTTTTGTGTTTAGGTTTATTAAAATGGGCTTTAGGAGAGAGagaatgaaaaatttaaatagtaaatGACGAAAGTACCCTTTATGCACGTATTAAAATGGTGTTCTCGGGATTGCTTGGGAGATTTGGCTTCCTAGATTAATGTAATTTACgcttttatttaaaacaaaatttaatggTAATTTACGCCATGAATTAGGCCTGTgctattaattttcttaaaaacaattAATGCTACATTAtcaagttttataaaatattgcaCAAAATTAGATGGCAGTtggatttttttcttcttataaatTTCACACACTATACATTACCAAGATTTctataatatacaaaattagATGGCAGGTTGGAGTTTTTCTTCTTATAagtttcatattaaaataaaatctgtAAAATTTATTTCCACCCTTTTAACATACCTTTTCATATAAAACGTACTTtaaattgatattttaaaatatgtattaatagataaaaaattagtttaaaatcttTTGCGGATATGaaccaaataatttattttattggatAAAACAACTCATGCTGCTCTTTTggcttaatttaaaaaaaaacaaatagaggaaaagcaatgtttttaaacccgacccggacactgAACCGGACTGCTTACCGGGTTACTGGATCACGGGGTCGACCGCAGGTGAACCGCgggttaataaattaattaattttattatataataatatatcaggtatgtaaataaaattatagaaactaaagattattattttctaaattttttaaaacataaaataatagtttggatatatatatattttatgtttaaaatttagaaaatgcttaactttagtttttatatttttattttcatttgacatacaaaatatcaaaaaatagtttaaactatttaaaattttctcgaACAAGATAAGAGCTATgacatctaaaataaataaaaacataaaatttataaatatttaaatgtctaatatgaataataattaaactacaaatacaaaataaaccaaaagtaaaagatcattgtaataaattatcaataatggaaataaactaacaccaaataACATCAACTACttttggttctctctaccatcgttcgttttattttattcaggtgacatagtgaaatcttcatcaaaatctaaaaatcacaaatataaaactaaaaaagaaaacataacttCGTTTTTTTGTCAATACCTAATTTCTTAATTGaaaacttagaatataaaactaaaaaaaagaagtaaatgtTATTTATTGGTTCGACCGATGGTTCAACCGGTACTGAATTCCAGGTTTTACCGGGTTTTTGCAGATTTTTGCGAGTTTCCAAATATTaggtttttcacaaaacccaaatcagaTTTTTTCTGGGTTACTGTGTTTACCGGTTCAACTGcggatccgggtcgggtttcaaaacactgagTAAAAGAGAGAATCTTTTAGAGAAAAAGAATCAGAAAAAGGAAAAGGCAAAGGCACAGAGATGCGTATGCGTATCAGACGACGAGCTTTGGGGGCCACTTACGCCACACTTTTATATTTGTCCACGTTGGACACACCACACCCACGCGCAATCTATACATGTCATGGAAGTCATGTTCTACTATTAAGttgatttttttaagtttttgttttgtttcagtgTTAGTTTTTAACATTCAAATTCGTTTTCAAGTTTTCTGAAATTTAATTTGACTTAGAATATTAAAATAGgctaaatttaaaactatttactTGAAAGACAAAACGGtccacaaatattattttacatgGTCCACAAATATTAATCTAGTTTTACAAAAATGGAGAAATTAAATATGTATGCATATATACTTAGCGGCTACCACTTTTGATGGCAACCGTTGGAAGATCGACAAAAAGTATTATAATTACTTCAATCGtatatttgattaaattaaTTGTGAAAAGCCATTGACCACATGCCTTTAAATAGCTTGTAATAACCAATAACTATAGTCAGTAGCTAGCCCATTCACCGGTTGCAAGTGTTACAACTAATTcattttgtcaaaaataaaataaagagacAAGACATTTTACACTACCGTATGGATTTTTAATTAAAGAGAGAATCAACTCTACAAACAGCCCTTTTTAGATCACAGTTTTGAAAATCTCCATTGTATGTTTTGAATAAATTATCCAAAACATATAGTTCTTgattagtttataattataaaaaatatatgccCCTTTGACATATCAACTTGTCggtattcatacattgaatataattatttgctAAAAGGAAGAAAATGCCACCAAAGTTTCCTTTCTTGTTGAGGTTGGGCCCAAGAGTAATAATGAACCATCATGTTTCCTCAGAAACCAAACTTATATAGAACTCTCAGACAATGATCATCTTTTAACAACCTCTCTCTAGTCGGTCCCCAAcgtctatttctttttttttttctttctctctctttcttaacaTTGTCACTAATGGTAACCTTAGCTTATCATCATAACTAAAAGTAATgaaatttttgtctttttagcATTTAGAGAATTCTCCTAGCTGTTGGTTGCTTGTATATTGCCTCCGGTCTGACATCATTGTATGGCTTTGTCTTTGTAATGATGTTGTGTTTTCTCTCGAGTGATTGAAGGAGTTGTGTAGTGATGAGGTTATACAACCTAAAGCAAAAAGCCCACTAAGGAACTGAAGGTAGTTCAATGGGCCTATAACAGAGTTTTCGCGTAAAAAGCATAGTCCATCAAAAGATCGCCACTTGTACATGAACCTTTTCTACTACCTTCTAACTTGTTTGTTGCTGTGAAGTATTATTTGATTTGAAGACTTTAAAGCCATAGAGAACGATAAACAAAACCATACAGAATGATACTAATAATTGTAGGGAACAAGGGATACATCTCCTTCAACATTGAAAACCCAAAACAAGATAGTAAAACGTGAACAACACTGTCACAAACTACAGACAAAGACGACGAGAAACATACATACACAGAGACAATACTTGCCACTGCGTAACATAGCAACATAACCAAAGATAGTAGAGAGACAAAGAAACTACGATGAAGCATCTAAAGCAGAGCGGAGTAGCAGCTTCTATAGGTCCCTGTTACAAAGccataaaacttatataaagcTGCACATTCAGATTCATTACATGTTAAGAGTTAAAGAGAGCTACAAAACTTACATGGTGAGCAGATTAGGCGGGATCAAGAAGAGCCTGAGGAATATCTTTTCTTCAGAAGAAGTATCAGCTTACATCAGGATTGAATCTTTACCAGTAGAGACACTCTAAGACAAGTCACAAGAAAGAACTTCCTATTCCCTTCttcctttacaaaaaaaatcaggaaaaGAGCTGAAGAGGAAGACCACTAAACACAAGTAGTAAGGGTTTACATCTTTAAGGCTAGACAGAAACGcaaaagagaggaagaaagatAAGACTCAAAGGCATGAGAGTAGACAAAGGGGTATGGACAAGGAGGGAGAGATATAAGAAGAGGAACCTAGTTACTAATCTAACCCACTTAAGAAAAGAAGCCAAAGGGACAAAGACTGACTCTAAAAGAGAAACTATACAAAGGTGCACCACCACCATATGTTAGAGACTGGTAAACTTTTCAGCCATCCTATATGCTAAACCAAGAATCAAGTCTTCTCTATAACCAACCACCTGCTCCACCATTAGTAACACCTCAAATCTGCATAGGAGAACCACTAACTGCTTCTGTGTTCCATTTAAAAGCTATTAAACAAACTCAAACCAGCTTGGTGACTAAAACACCTTATTCATATATCCACAAAACTAAACCCCCTGTTCCCCCTAAAGACTCCCTGATCTTTACGCATCTGCAAACTCAATATTGAGCATGCGACGCAGCGTCATAGTAGCAGAGACAGTACTGTTAAAAGGGTTATCATCACCAGACGAGGTTGGAGAGACCGGAGCAGACTTGGCAACTTCAGGAAGATCAACATCAGGGAAGGTCAGAGAGGCCGTCCTCTTTCCCCGGAGAGAGAACTTGGGGATGGGAACAGAAGTGGGTGGCGGTGAGTTGGAGTAAGTGGGTCCTGCCCACAGCTCAGAGTAAGAAAGGCTTCTCCTTTCGCCACCAATAGGGATGGGACTGGTTCTAAGAGACGGCAAAACTGACTTGGGAGAACGAGGAGAGTGAAAGTGAACTCCTTTGGTTGTTGATGAAGAGGTTGTTCTCTTTGGTGGTGGTGGCCTTGGAAGCAAACCAACTCCGGAGTGAAACGTTCTGCAGTTGATTTGCCTGAAAGTTTTTGAAGGAGGTTTCTTCTCGTAATAATGTTCTTCAGCTAAGATGAGAGTTTCCATTTTTGAGATTAAATCAAGAAGCTTTGTCTCTTTAACTACCCCCAACAAGATCACTTTTTTAtctaatcaaaaccaaaacacTTCACTCCTTTGAATCTGAGCTCGTCTCCAAAGCTGCAAGCAAACAGTTTAAGGCCATACAACACATGGAGGAAACAAAGTTAATCATCACATACA
This genomic stretch from Brassica napus cultivar Da-Ae chromosome C9, Da-Ae, whole genome shotgun sequence harbors:
- the BNAC01G30430D gene encoding uncharacterized protein BNAC01G30430D, translating into METLILAEEHYYEKKPPSKTFRQINCRTFHSGVGLLPRPPPPKRTTSSSTTKGVHFHSPRSPKSVLPSLRTSPIPIGGERRSLSYSELWAGPTYSNSPPPTSVPIPKFSLRGKRTASLTFPDVDLPEVAKSAPVSPTSSGDDNPFNSTVSATMTLRRMLNIEFADA